The following coding sequences lie in one Benincasa hispida cultivar B227 chromosome 6, ASM972705v1, whole genome shotgun sequence genomic window:
- the LOC120080532 gene encoding putative methylesterase 14, chloroplastic, which yields MGNSLICKSKKDVKEIGSRSKRMGRSQRKLQSEEEYLQKQALSLALQQLQLSQRFDGSTSKRIGSTSSRRRNLSDPFSNGKQGQGKRDSKLCGADVTSGEVNLQAPDFLENLKEKKFVLIHGEGFGAWCWYKTISLLEEVGLSPIAIDLKGSGIDLTDTNRVNTIAEYSKPLTDYLQDLPDDEKVVLVGHSSGGACLSYALEHFSNKISKAIYVCATMVATGQRPFDVFMEELGSGEIFMKDSKFLIYGNGKDKPPTGFMFEKEQIKGLYFNQSPTKDVALAMVSMRPFPLGPVMEKLSLSPENYGTGRRFFIQTLDDHALSPDVQEKLVRENPPERVFKIKGSDHCPFFSKPQSLHKILLEIAQIP from the exons ATGGGTAATAGCCTAATTTGCAAGTCAAAGAAGGATGTCAAAGAGATTGGATCTAGAAGCAAGAGAATGGGTCGGTCTCAGAGGAAGTTGCAGAGTGAGGAAGAGTATTTGCAGAAGCAAGCTCTTTCCTTAGCTCTTCAACAGCTTCAATTATCTCAGAGGTTTGATGGATCCACTTCGAAAAGAATTGGGTCGACAAGCTCTCGAAGACGCAATCTATCCGATCCATTCTCTAATGGGAAGCAG GGTCAGGGCAAGAGAGATTCAAAGTTGTGTGGAGCAGATGTGACTTCTGGTGAAGTAAATCTGCAG GCACCAGATTTTCTGGAAAATCTGAAAGagaaaaaatttgttttaattcatGGTGAAGGATTTGGAGCTTGGTGCTGGTACAAAACAATTTCTCTACTGGAGGAAGTCGGATTGTCTCCTATAGCCATTGATCTCAAAGGTTCTGGTATTGATCTAACAGATACAAACAGGGTGAATACCATAGCAGAGTATTCAAAGCCATTGACTGATTATCTACAAGATCTTCCTGATGATGAAAAG GTTGTTCTAGTTGGCCACAGTAGTGGAGGTGCTTGTCTTTCTTATGCATTGGAACATTTCTCAAATAAAATATCGAAAGCAATTTACGTCTGTGCGACGATGGTAGCTACTGGCCAGAGACCTTTTGATGTATTCATGGAAGAG CTTGGATCTGGagagatttttatgaaagaTTCGAAATTTTTGATCTATGGGAATGGAAAAGATAAACCGCCTACAGGATTCATGTTTGAGAAAGAGCAAATCAAAGGGTTGTACTTCAATCAATCTCCTACCAAG GATGTTGCTTTGGCAATGGTTTCAATGAGACCCTTCCCACTGGGTCCAGTCATGGAGAAACTCTCATTATCCCCAGAAAACTATGGAACCGGTCGCCGATTCTTCATTCAAACGCTCGATGATCATGCACTCTCACCCGATGTTCAAGAGAAGTTGGTCAGGGAAAACCCACCTGAAAGAGTTTTCAAGATAAAAGGCAGTGACCACTGTCCGTTTTTCTCTAAGCCACAATCACTCCACAAGATCCTCCTGGAAATTGCTCAAATACCATAA
- the LOC120079831 gene encoding regulator of nonsense transcripts UPF3 isoform X3: MKDPLERTKVVIRHLPPSLPHSDLFHHIHDRFGGRFNWSYYRPGKTSQKDQRYARAYIDFTRPEDVFEFAEFFDGHIFVNEKGAQYKAVVEYAPSQRVPRSSTKKDGREGTIYKDPDYLEFLKLIAKPAEHLPSAEIQLERKEAEQSGAAKEAPIVTPLMEFVRQKRAVESGTQGSSVPRKVKRGGAASSRKPELNSMKRGMEKKKYILKDSVKNTNRRDKSNFILVPRREDQSATSSGIGISDVVTADFGKKKILLLKGKERDISHLQSATSSETSPASASKHNQRREASGSMIRSILLNNEARHGQNSSVAQSHPKIQILNSDNGKRPPRPINARSGSNDMSSNEPNPSGSEGDGKRAPDGKFSKKELHGLGSGNEKQEKRIRNKDRPDRGVWAPRSRSDASVSQLEESSVSQSSHLLSDSVEAYRGEMKEDVHGSRTGDVTTTVSGRNSSVENGSVRHVGRRGAAHVMKDDGSLNPNEGKPSKRGVAGGHEKQVWVQKSSSGS; this comes from the exons ATGAAGGACCCGTTGGAGAGGACCAAAGTAGTGATTAGGCACTTGCCCCCTTCTCTTCCTCACTCAGATCTCTTCCACCATATTCATGATCGATTCGGTGGTCGCTTCAATTGGTCTTACTATCGTCCCGGAAAGACCAG TCAGAAGGACCAGAGATACGCTCGAGCCTACATAGACTTTACCAGACCTGAAGATGTTTTTGAGTTTGCGGAGTTCTTTGATGGCCATATTTTCGTTAATGAGAAGG GTGCTCAGTATAAGGCTGTGGTTGAATATGCACCTTCACAGCGTGTTCCCAGATCATCTACCAAAAAGGATGGTCGTGAGGGGACAATATACAAAG ATCCAGATTATTTGGAGTTCCTCAAACTCATTGCTAAACCTGCCGAGCATCTTCCAAGTGCTGAAATACAGTTGGAAAGGAAAGAAGCAGAGCAATCTG GTGCTGCAAAAGAAGCTCCAATTGTTACCCCTCTCATGGAGTTTGTTCGCCAGAAACGAGCAGTTGAAAGTGGAACACAG GGATCTTCAGTACCTCGGAAGGTCAAAAGAGGTGGGGCAGCATCCTCTAGAAAGCCTGAGTTGAATTCCATGAAGCGAGggatggagaagaagaag TATATTTTAAAGGACAGTGTGAAGAACACAAACCGCAGAGACaagtcaaatttcattttggtGCCCAGGCGAGAGGATCAGTCAGCTACTTCAAGTGGAATTGGAATTTCGGATGTTGTTACAG CTgactttggaaagaaaaaaattctgCTTCTCAAGGGGAAAGAGCGAGATATCTCTCAT TTGCAGAGTGCTACATCTTCTGAGACTTCTCCTGCAAGTGCATCAAAACATAATCAGAGGCGTGAGGCTAGTGGAAGCATGATCAGAAGCATCCTTTTAAATAATGAAGCACGTCACGGACAGAATTCATCAGTAGCTCAGTCTCATCCAAAAATTCAGATCCTGAACTCAGACAATGGGAAGCGACCACCTCGTCCCATTAATGCTCGATCTGGGTCTAATGATATGTCCAGTAATGAACCGAATCCATCTGGCTCAGAAGGGGATGGAAAAAGGGCTCCAGATGGTAAGTTTAGTAAAAAGGAACTTCATGGCCTGGGTAGTGGTAATGAGAAGCAAGAAAAACGAATAAGAAACAAAGATAGACCTGATCGTGGGGTCTGGGCGCCACGCAGTCGTTCAGATGCCTCAGTCTCACAACTTGAGGAATCCTCTGTTTCACAATCTAGTCACTTGCTTTCTGACTCAGTTGAAG CGTACCGTGGGGAAATGAAAGAAGATGTTCATGGAAGCAGGACAGGGGATGTTACAACCACTGTGAGTGGGCGTAACAGTTCAGTGGAGAATG GTTCAGTTAGACATGTTGGACGTCGGGGGGCTGCCCATGTTATGAAGGATGATGGGTCTTTGAACCCAAATGAAGGGAAGCCATCCAAAAGAGGTGTTGCTGGTGGTCATGAG AAACAAGTATGGGTTCAGAAGTCATCTTCAGGTTCTTag
- the LOC120079831 gene encoding regulator of nonsense transcripts UPF3 isoform X2, with the protein MKDPLERTKVVIRHLPPSLPHSDLFHHIHDRFGGRFNWSYYRPGKTSQKDQRYARAYIDFTRPEDVFEFAEFFDGHIFVNEKGAQYKAVVEYAPSQRVPRSSTKKDGREGTIYKDPDYLEFLKLIAKPAEHLPSAEIQLERKEAEQSGAAKEAPIVTPLMEFVRQKRAVESGTQGSSVPRKVKRGGAASSRKPELNSMKRGMEKKKYILKDSVKNTNRRDKSNFILVPRREDQSATSSGIGISDVVTADFGKKKILLLKGKERDISHVSDGMLQLQSATSSETSPASASKHNQRREASGSMIRSILLNNEARHGQNSSVAQSHPKIQILNSDNGKRPPRPINARSGSNDMSSNEPNPSGSEGDGKRAPDGKFSKKELHGLGSGNEKQEKRIRNKDRPDRGVWAPRSRSDASVSQLEESSVSQSSHLLSDSVEAYRGEMKEDVHGSRTGDVTTTVSGRNSSVENVRHVGRRGAAHVMKDDGSLNPNEGKPSKRGVAGGHEKQVWVQKSSSGS; encoded by the exons ATGAAGGACCCGTTGGAGAGGACCAAAGTAGTGATTAGGCACTTGCCCCCTTCTCTTCCTCACTCAGATCTCTTCCACCATATTCATGATCGATTCGGTGGTCGCTTCAATTGGTCTTACTATCGTCCCGGAAAGACCAG TCAGAAGGACCAGAGATACGCTCGAGCCTACATAGACTTTACCAGACCTGAAGATGTTTTTGAGTTTGCGGAGTTCTTTGATGGCCATATTTTCGTTAATGAGAAGG GTGCTCAGTATAAGGCTGTGGTTGAATATGCACCTTCACAGCGTGTTCCCAGATCATCTACCAAAAAGGATGGTCGTGAGGGGACAATATACAAAG ATCCAGATTATTTGGAGTTCCTCAAACTCATTGCTAAACCTGCCGAGCATCTTCCAAGTGCTGAAATACAGTTGGAAAGGAAAGAAGCAGAGCAATCTG GTGCTGCAAAAGAAGCTCCAATTGTTACCCCTCTCATGGAGTTTGTTCGCCAGAAACGAGCAGTTGAAAGTGGAACACAG GGATCTTCAGTACCTCGGAAGGTCAAAAGAGGTGGGGCAGCATCCTCTAGAAAGCCTGAGTTGAATTCCATGAAGCGAGggatggagaagaagaag TATATTTTAAAGGACAGTGTGAAGAACACAAACCGCAGAGACaagtcaaatttcattttggtGCCCAGGCGAGAGGATCAGTCAGCTACTTCAAGTGGAATTGGAATTTCGGATGTTGTTACAG CTgactttggaaagaaaaaaattctgCTTCTCAAGGGGAAAGAGCGAGATATCTCTCAT GTTTCTGATGGCATGTTACAGTTGCAGAGTGCTACATCTTCTGAGACTTCTCCTGCAAGTGCATCAAAACATAATCAGAGGCGTGAGGCTAGTGGAAGCATGATCAGAAGCATCCTTTTAAATAATGAAGCACGTCACGGACAGAATTCATCAGTAGCTCAGTCTCATCCAAAAATTCAGATCCTGAACTCAGACAATGGGAAGCGACCACCTCGTCCCATTAATGCTCGATCTGGGTCTAATGATATGTCCAGTAATGAACCGAATCCATCTGGCTCAGAAGGGGATGGAAAAAGGGCTCCAGATGGTAAGTTTAGTAAAAAGGAACTTCATGGCCTGGGTAGTGGTAATGAGAAGCAAGAAAAACGAATAAGAAACAAAGATAGACCTGATCGTGGGGTCTGGGCGCCACGCAGTCGTTCAGATGCCTCAGTCTCACAACTTGAGGAATCCTCTGTTTCACAATCTAGTCACTTGCTTTCTGACTCAGTTGAAG CGTACCGTGGGGAAATGAAAGAAGATGTTCATGGAAGCAGGACAGGGGATGTTACAACCACTGTGAGTGGGCGTAACAGTTCAGTGGAGAATG TTAGACATGTTGGACGTCGGGGGGCTGCCCATGTTATGAAGGATGATGGGTCTTTGAACCCAAATGAAGGGAAGCCATCCAAAAGAGGTGTTGCTGGTGGTCATGAG AAACAAGTATGGGTTCAGAAGTCATCTTCAGGTTCTTag
- the LOC120079831 gene encoding regulator of nonsense transcripts UPF3 isoform X1: MKDPLERTKVVIRHLPPSLPHSDLFHHIHDRFGGRFNWSYYRPGKTSQKDQRYARAYIDFTRPEDVFEFAEFFDGHIFVNEKGAQYKAVVEYAPSQRVPRSSTKKDGREGTIYKDPDYLEFLKLIAKPAEHLPSAEIQLERKEAEQSGAAKEAPIVTPLMEFVRQKRAVESGTQGSSVPRKVKRGGAASSRKPELNSMKRGMEKKKYILKDSVKNTNRRDKSNFILVPRREDQSATSSGIGISDVVTADFGKKKILLLKGKERDISHVSDGMLQLQSATSSETSPASASKHNQRREASGSMIRSILLNNEARHGQNSSVAQSHPKIQILNSDNGKRPPRPINARSGSNDMSSNEPNPSGSEGDGKRAPDGKFSKKELHGLGSGNEKQEKRIRNKDRPDRGVWAPRSRSDASVSQLEESSVSQSSHLLSDSVEAYRGEMKEDVHGSRTGDVTTTVSGRNSSVENGSVRHVGRRGAAHVMKDDGSLNPNEGKPSKRGVAGGHEKQVWVQKSSSGS, translated from the exons ATGAAGGACCCGTTGGAGAGGACCAAAGTAGTGATTAGGCACTTGCCCCCTTCTCTTCCTCACTCAGATCTCTTCCACCATATTCATGATCGATTCGGTGGTCGCTTCAATTGGTCTTACTATCGTCCCGGAAAGACCAG TCAGAAGGACCAGAGATACGCTCGAGCCTACATAGACTTTACCAGACCTGAAGATGTTTTTGAGTTTGCGGAGTTCTTTGATGGCCATATTTTCGTTAATGAGAAGG GTGCTCAGTATAAGGCTGTGGTTGAATATGCACCTTCACAGCGTGTTCCCAGATCATCTACCAAAAAGGATGGTCGTGAGGGGACAATATACAAAG ATCCAGATTATTTGGAGTTCCTCAAACTCATTGCTAAACCTGCCGAGCATCTTCCAAGTGCTGAAATACAGTTGGAAAGGAAAGAAGCAGAGCAATCTG GTGCTGCAAAAGAAGCTCCAATTGTTACCCCTCTCATGGAGTTTGTTCGCCAGAAACGAGCAGTTGAAAGTGGAACACAG GGATCTTCAGTACCTCGGAAGGTCAAAAGAGGTGGGGCAGCATCCTCTAGAAAGCCTGAGTTGAATTCCATGAAGCGAGggatggagaagaagaag TATATTTTAAAGGACAGTGTGAAGAACACAAACCGCAGAGACaagtcaaatttcattttggtGCCCAGGCGAGAGGATCAGTCAGCTACTTCAAGTGGAATTGGAATTTCGGATGTTGTTACAG CTgactttggaaagaaaaaaattctgCTTCTCAAGGGGAAAGAGCGAGATATCTCTCAT GTTTCTGATGGCATGTTACAGTTGCAGAGTGCTACATCTTCTGAGACTTCTCCTGCAAGTGCATCAAAACATAATCAGAGGCGTGAGGCTAGTGGAAGCATGATCAGAAGCATCCTTTTAAATAATGAAGCACGTCACGGACAGAATTCATCAGTAGCTCAGTCTCATCCAAAAATTCAGATCCTGAACTCAGACAATGGGAAGCGACCACCTCGTCCCATTAATGCTCGATCTGGGTCTAATGATATGTCCAGTAATGAACCGAATCCATCTGGCTCAGAAGGGGATGGAAAAAGGGCTCCAGATGGTAAGTTTAGTAAAAAGGAACTTCATGGCCTGGGTAGTGGTAATGAGAAGCAAGAAAAACGAATAAGAAACAAAGATAGACCTGATCGTGGGGTCTGGGCGCCACGCAGTCGTTCAGATGCCTCAGTCTCACAACTTGAGGAATCCTCTGTTTCACAATCTAGTCACTTGCTTTCTGACTCAGTTGAAG CGTACCGTGGGGAAATGAAAGAAGATGTTCATGGAAGCAGGACAGGGGATGTTACAACCACTGTGAGTGGGCGTAACAGTTCAGTGGAGAATG GTTCAGTTAGACATGTTGGACGTCGGGGGGCTGCCCATGTTATGAAGGATGATGGGTCTTTGAACCCAAATGAAGGGAAGCCATCCAAAAGAGGTGTTGCTGGTGGTCATGAG AAACAAGTATGGGTTCAGAAGTCATCTTCAGGTTCTTag
- the LOC120080252 gene encoding uncharacterized protein LOC120080252: MQKLLRLNPSSSSSAPILCTAVKPFSFLPSKTTPFTPNPSHPLLMSSARAFHSAGGGSAFSSPSRSSKPSSTAVLSRFAAVNSSRNCYLCRGTIDAPAALRAWVVFKDNRNGLRPAWLHTDSDGLFSSSSGEGSNSSRVSVAGDNGGDGDGFVCDNDEEGKKVLEEKGSKSSRRQKGLAGGGVLVGNPDLLTIPGVGPRNLKKLVQKGIAGVAELKQLYKDKFFGDSSPKMVEFLQSSVGIIHRNHAESITSYIKDSVDKELTEDSSNSDAKSSQKKRITFCVEGNISVGKTTFLQRIANETLELRDLVEVVPEPIDKWQDIGPDHFNILDAFYAEPQRYAYTFQNYVFVTRVMQERESSGGIKPLRLMERSVFSDRMVFVRAVHEANWMNEMEISIYDSWFDPVVSTLPGLIPDGFIYLRASPDTCHQRMKLRKRAEEGGVSLEYLRDLHEKHESWLFPFQSGNHGVLSVSKLPLHLDSSLHPDIRDRVFFLEGDHMHRSIQKVPALVLDCEPNIDFSKDVEAKRQYARQVAEFFAFVKKKNEASSSTAGQDSANGSQSQVMLPNKGLWVPGGNHFPKSALKSLDFRRAMSFMSG; this comes from the exons ATGCAGAAGCTGTTGCGATTAAACCCTTCGTCTTCTTCCTCAGCCCCCATTCTCTGTACTGCGGTTAAACCCTTTTCCTTTCTGCCTTCCAAGACCACCCCCTTTACCCCTAACCCATCCCACCCTCTTCTAATGTCTTCTGCTAGAGCGTTTCACAGCGCCGGCGGTGGCTCCGCCTTCTCCTCGCCTTCTCGTTCGAGTAAGCCCTCTTCTACTGCCGTCCTTTCCCGCTTTGCTGCGGTTAATTCGTCGAGAAATTGCTACTTGTGCCGAGGCACAATTGATGCTCCTGCCGCATTGCGAGCCTGGGTTGTGTTCAAGGATAATCGAAATGGGTTGCGGCCGGCGTGGCTCCACACGGATTCTGATGGGTTGTTTTCGTCTTCTTCTGGTGAGGGGTCGAATAGCTCGAGAGTGAGTGTGGCTGGTGATAATGGCGGAGATGGAGATGGATTTGTCTGTGATAATGACGAAGAAGGAAAGAAGGTTTTAGAGGAAAAGGGGTCGAAGTCGAGTAGGAGGCAGAAGGGTTTGGCTGGTGGAGGCGTGTTAGTTGGTAATCCTGATTTGTTGACTATTCCAGGAGTTGGTCCaaggaatttgaagaagctgGTACAGAAGGGGATTGCTGGAGTGGCTGAGCTCAAGCAGTTGTACAAAGATAAG TTCTTTGGTGATTCTAGCCCGAAGATGGTTGAGTTCTTACAGAGTTCTGTTGGAATTATCCACAGAAATCATGCTGAAAGTATAACCAGTTATATAAAAGACAGTGTAGATAAAGAGTTGACTGAGGACAGTTCAAACTCAGATGCAAAGTCATCTCAGAAGAAACGGATTACATTCTGTGTCGAGGGAAATATTAGTGTTGGAAAGACAACATTCCTTCAGAGAATAGCTAACGAAACTCTTGAGCTACGTGACCTGGTTGAAGTGGTTCCAGAACCTATTGACAAGTGGCAGGATATAGGACCTGACCACTTCAATATACTAGATGCTTTTTATGCCGAGCCTCAGAGATATGCATATACATTCCAGAATTATGTGTTTGTCACAAGGGTTATGCAGGAGAGAGAGTCATCTGGTGGAATCAAGCCGCTCAGGTTGATGGAAAGGAGTGTTTTCAGCGACAGAATG GTGTTTGTGAGAGCTGTTCATGAAGCAAATTGGATGAATGAGATGGAGATCAGCATCTATGACTCATGGTTTGATCCAGTTGTGTCAACCTTGCCCGGGCTTATTCCTGACGGTTTCATCTATCTTAGAGCAAGCCCTGATACTTGTCACCAAAGAATGAAGTTACGTAAGAGAGCTGAAGAAGGTGGAGTCAGTTTAGAGTATCTCCGTGACTTGCATGAGAAGCATGAAAGCTGGCTTTTCCCTTTCCAAAGTGGTAACCATGGGGTTCTATCTGTCAGTAAGCTACCATTACATCTAGACAGTTCTTTACACCCCGATATCAGGGACCGTGTCTTTTTCTTGGAGGGTGACCATATGCATAGAAGTATTCAGAAG GTGCCTGCCTTGGTTCTTGATTGTGAACCAAACATTGATTTCAGCAAAGACGTTGAAGCTAAGAGACA GTATGCTCGTCAAGTTGCCGAGTTCTTCGCATTtgtaaagaagaagaatgaagctTCTTCATCAACTGCTGGCCAAGACAGTGCAAATGGTTCCCAATCACAAGTAATGCTGCCAAATAAAGGATTATGGGTACCCGGTGGGAATCATTTCCCAAAATCAGCTCTAAAATCATTGGATTTCAGGCGGGCAATGTCTTTCATGTCTGGTTAG